The Daphnia carinata strain CSIRO-1 chromosome 1, CSIRO_AGI_Dcar_HiC_V3, whole genome shotgun sequence sequence GCCAAGATCTTTAACCTTTCTGGATTTATAAATCAAAAGGCCCAACAGtttcgctatttttttctctcgtagTAGTCAGCAGCTCTTACCACAGTGGCGACAATAAGAATAAGAGTTAAAAGACAAAACCATTTGAATTAGGTGTGAACGAATTTACTCATAGTATTCTTATTTGTATTTGATCGACAGAGATGGACCGGATAATTATTACGCTGATGGCGCTATTCAGCTTATCGGAAGCGAACGGTCACTTGCCCACAGGTAAGGAAATGCTCCTATAGGAACCTCACTTGTAGTTCCCATCTTATTCGTCATGCTGATCACCTTTAGGGTTAACTAAATTTAGAAACTGTTGTTGCCAAACGCTGGCGCGTTGTGCACCTAGTCGTAGTCTGTTCTTGTTCATTCATTAGTTCTTGCTATCCACATCAGCGAGTGAGCTGTGAAAACTCATCGTAAAGGATGTGTCATCATCGTCATTTTGACTAAGCATTGCGTGTTCCAGCTGAGTCGATGTTGTTTCGAAAAGCGCTACAAATACATTTGTAACGTTAACATAAAGGTTGGAAGAGTGACCTGGTAGCACTGTCTCAGATCAAAGACCCCGTTGATGCATCGCTAGAAGATGTCCGTTGCTATAATTTCTCCCTGGGTATGCCCCATCGCCAAGAGTTCTACTCGCCTGGACATCCAGCTAATTACCCGCCTAAAGTCGACTGTCTCCTCGTACTCAAAGGTTCTATATCTAGcctgaatttcattttttttttttttaaagcaaaaacaataacTTCAAATGTCATTCAAACTCAAATTCAGCTGATCCTGGCTACGTGATCCGCGTTGATTTCCGCGACATGTTTGATATCGAACCGCATCCACAGTGTCTGTACGATTTCTTGGAGATCCGTGACGGTGCTCACGGCTATTCCAGTCTGATAGGTCGATATTGTGGCCGTACTTTCCCTCCCGTCATCACATCATCCGAGCGTTTCCTGTGGCTCCGCTTCACGACTGATGACAACATCGAGTACACCGGTTTCAGGGCCGTCTATCAATTCCTGCCCGACCCTGGTGAGTCCTGTCGATACGTTGGTCGTTTTGACGCCAtcgaattgtttgttttattgaattcaaaatgaatgGTTTTTCTTGGCTGGCATGCGCTACGTGTAGCGCCCAGAATACCAGATCAAGGTTCTTGCCGCTTCCAGGTGACTGGATTGGATGGCACTTTCAGCCGGTCGGACGTTCCTGAAGAGGTCGTCAACCATTCGAAAGATTTCATGGTGCCGCTGGACTGCACCTGGGTCATCACGGTGGCTGAAACACACAAAGTACGAAGGGAaactcatttgaattttttactCTTATGTTTGCTCGTCTTTTAATACTTGCGTATATTCCATCTGAAAGATTCAATTAAGCTTTCCAAGCTATGCGCTAATGGCGCCGAACGAATGCGACCTCAACTTTATCGAAATCTTTGGTCAAAAGACGGACTTGCGTCATAGACTGCGCCATTTTTGCGGTTCCAAAATCGACATTGTCCTCTCAAAATCGAATATCCTCCATCTGAGGCTTTATGCCCACCATACGGCCTTGCGGTCCACGTTTGATGCTCTGTTCACCGCCGTCACTCTCTATCGGGAAACTGaaggtttcttttatttcctcaTTGTAAATAATTTACCATTTCTATCaaagaagcatttttttttaaatttaggaACTGCTAAGTGTATTGCTTCCGAGTTCGATTGCGAGGATGCCGTTTGCATTGATAGCTCACTCCGATGCAACGGTCGCATTAACTGCAAGTTTCGCTACGACGAAGACAATTGCAAGGTTCACTCGTAATTTGAAACTAATGTTTAACTGACGCATTCAACTTTATTGTTGTTGCATGTTAGGTGATCCGTAAGAGGGTAATGTCTTCTGACCACATCATTGTCATTTTGACCATTTTCTGCGTCACGCTTTTCGGCCTCTGTTTCAGCTGCTTCTTCAATTGCATTCGGAAATTAAGAGCAGATCACAGCATTTACCAGGTCTTTTACTTACGCAGTTTTTCTCCTAAACTGTTTAAACATCTTTAATCTGTTAGGCAAGGAGATCAAGATCAAGAGAGGACCGATTGGATGTCTTTGATGACACGTCGTCAAAGGCTCATCAAACACCAATAGGTTTTTCTTTGGCTCACGGCAAGGATAAGAGTCGACATCAGTCGGGAAGAGGTACTGCCACAACGACGGATGATGATATGTTCCAGCAGCGACCGCGACAACAAACGTCGACGTCACGTTCTCTCTCCAGTCCAACGACACCCAACGGTTTTCTCGACTCGTGCGTGAGTATCGAGCCGTTTCCTGGCAGTGCCTCTGCTGGTAAAGCACCTGGAGAACGTCAATTTACGGGGACCTTGCACGGCTTGGCAGAATCATCTGGAAGAGATagtgacgaagatgaagatgtCGACGACGATGaggacgaagacgaagaagaggtTGAAATGGTGGATCACGCTTGTCAGACTCGTGAATCCCTTTTTGACAATAAAAATGGAGATTCAGTGTTTCTTGGACCGATGCCGGATCAACCGTCTCGGCAATCTTATGCGAAGATTCCGACATCGGTGGCTGTTCAGCCATCGAGAGTTCAGTTTCCTCTGCCAAGCGACAGCCGTTACAAAGCAGAGAGAACTATAGAGATCGCTCAAAGAACACCAACAGCTCCTCCATTATTGCCACCTTCCTCGGCTACTGATGCACGGATGTTGTTCAGCAAAGCCAATACCAGCAGTAGTGCGGCTTCGTCCAAATCCGGCGCCGACGTCGTCGTTCTCCACTAGTCCCgagatatatttttatttgatttctaaAAACTTACTTTCGTCAATTTTGCATATAATTTTTGTGGTATTTTGGTAAGGGATCTACTTTTTAGAtgatctctcttttttaaattgtgcAGACTaccgaaatgaaaaaaaaaaaaaaaaaatgcgcccGAAATTGAATTACTTGGGACCGTCGGTCATCTAAGaagaacacaaaacaaaagaacaatgaGTGCATGTGAGTGTGCGTGTCCAAGGTCCCATCTCATCACTATCACCGAAGAGGGACCAACCGACCAAAATaaatacagaaaaacaaatcaagaaATGATTGGAAACAAcagattgtttttattttgtttttcctcacCTGGTTCATTTTCTGgttccctttttattattcacgTTTTAcggtttttaaattaatatgATAATCAATCATGGTAAAACTGGTTATTTgtaagttaaaaataaaaacactcCAGTCATCGGTGTTTTGTCCCTCCGGGGTTACCTTTACGTTAAACTACACACaccttttgaaaaattgataCCCTACCTACCTGTATGTGTGGCGTTTGTCacctggattttttttttcgtttttatacACATATTGCCACTCGGAATGACAAACGAGTTTATTGTTGATGTGTATGTATATAGGACAGTGTATTTAGGAATGACAACACGTTTTGAAAACAGCGCGCTCTTACTAATACTAACCTAATCGCGTCTTGGTTTCTTATACGTGTCCCCTtccctttccttctttttctctttaactATGGCGTGTAAAACAGTCATGGATTGACTCATGTTGGAAAATACATCAGCAGTGGCCCATATGAGTGTTTTGTTACGTTAATTTGAGGAGGAAGATGTTTCGGATAACGTAAAAGGATCCGGAATGAAACCGGATCGCTCTTCAGAACGCTATGCATGGCGCGTGTTCTTTGGTAATGTAAGGCCGGTCACTCGGTCAATCCGATCACGTCATCGCCTTTGTGGTCAACCACCGCATCTGTTTTATATTCTTATGACAtatcaacataaaaaaacaacacctACAATGCCTTAAGTGCATGCGATTCGCATGTCCTGGATCTCAACTTGTGGTGTTAAGGAAGATAAGTTTGCAACATAGTTCTCTCCAAAtagtaagaaattaaaaatgctaTTACAATGATGAAGAATTAAGGCCGGCAATTGAGGTTTATACGGAGACATCTGATGGCAAACACGCAAAACCATTTACAATTCTCCGAATTCCTTTGCAAGTGAGTTTTCCCTTCCTCTACATGACACGTGACTTCCAGTCTCGACTTGTTAGCTCTAGGCATTTTCatgctttctttcttttttttttttttttccttttttcacgTTGCTGTAATTTTTGATAGAATATGAGTTGGATAGCGGGAGATACAGTCATGCCGTAACGACTAGTGTGCGAGTTCCGACCACAGTGGCAACTGCGAAAACTAGTTTGAGATAATTTTGTACAAGGAAATAAGGTACGATCAGCAGTTTCGGAACTAGTTTGTTTACATTAAATGTTATGAAACGTTGGAAATCGTTGCCAGGAAATAAGTCCAGCAGACCGGGCTGTTCCCTTGCCCCCGGGAGTTAGTGAAACTTGCTGCTCTGTTTCTAGTTATATTTGGTTATTCTTTTAAGGTATTTTGGAATTTATTAGTGTATTGTAAGTTTGTCACTTAAGTATCTGAGTGCCAAGTTTGTCTTTTGCAGCCTGTTCATAATGTCAGGGAATGTATCACCAAAGGAAGTTTCCATCGAAAACCTTAAAGAAGAGATCCACGCCCTTCTTTGTACTGTCAAAGGATCTGTATCATCTGATCAGCTGCtaagtaacattttttaaaagtttcaGCATTTCTGCCCATACTTAACCCGAGTTTTCTTTAACAAACTTTTCATGTTCTGCTTTCTAGAGGATTATAAGTCAGTATGTGGAGCCATCTTACCTTACCGTCAACTTGGATTTTCCAATATTAATGAGCTGCTGAAGAGTATGCCAGATGTTGTCTCATGCCATAATTCTAATGGCAATGTTTTGGTTAAAGCTGTCCTAAAAAATGAATCTGCCCACATTAATAAGCTAGTCCAAGGGCAAAAAGGGACTAAAAAGAGGCCGCGAATGCTCCAGGCATATCACATTCAGCGTGGCCCGGGGTCTTTGTTGAGAAACCCAATTAATGCCAACAATCGTCCTGCCGCACCCTGGAATTTTCCTAAATATTACGTACCACCAGCCATGCGTAGTGTTGTTGTAGTTCCTCAAAACTCTACCATTCGACAACCGATGATTCCGAGGCTCTCCCAACAACCTCCTCCGCAACAGATCGCCGCACCTCTAGCACATCAACAAGGTTACCAAGCATCTCACCTCAAACAACCGGCTCAACTGATGCAGCCGAAGCCTTCCCAAACGACACTCCCAATGGCGAAGCTTCCGCAAGTACATCAAAGGCCTCCACCACCAATAAATCTGCAGTTGCCAAGCGTGCATGCGATTCCTTCCACGGGAAAAACTGGAAAACCTATTGTATCCCCTCTTCCGATTGTGAGGTATGTGTAGTTATTTGATTATTCACAACGCAGATGTCACATTGTGCTCATTAtggtatttttgtttcaggCCCAACAATTTTCATCGCGAAAAGTTGCAACGATTTGTCCTCCTACATAGATTGGGAGAGATTACTTACGAGGatgcgaaaatgaaaaacggcAAGTACGTTGCCACTGTCGTCATcgataagaaaaaatcaaGCTGCTATCCAGACGAGTTTGCTACCAAAGAAGATGCCTATGAAAAGGCGGCAGAAGTGGCACTCAGCGAGTGGGAATCAAAATATCAcgacaatattaaaaaaacctCGGTAACCACCGACGACAAAATAATGGCAAAAAGGGTCGTTGACATAGTTAGCAAACACTCAGGCGGCTGTTGGAGCGAAGAGTTCGTCAAACTTTACGAGTACTCGTTTTACGGCGAATCTCTACCAGAAAATTGGGTCCAACGCGTTAAAGCCGTCACGGATGAATTGGAATTCACGGCTGGAATCGaacatttccttgtttgtATGGCTACAACGAAGAAGACGCCTGAGCCTGTAACATCGTCTCCATTTCTTCCAAGGGAACCCTTATTTAATCAACCGCCTCCGTCAAACGAATCTTCCTACAACCAGTCAGTTAGTGAATTGTTTACACAACCCGTTTCCAAGGAGATGCAACCTCAAAAACCTCACGGCTCAATATCGGATGAGTCCGCCTGTCGGCCAATTCCGGTGCAGCACATCGATAGCGACGTTTGGGTTGTCCatgttcttgttgtttgcGCTGGTGATCAGGTAATCCCTGAACTTTTACAATTTAATTTCAACGGTGGACCAGTGCGTTGattcaataatttttattttcacacagTTGGCGATTCGTCGAATCGATTCGGAGCAATACTCTGCGTGGGAGGAAATGATGAATGACATGGATCTGTTTTACAGCGAGCATGAGGCTACCCTAACTCCAGTTGGGTTACTAGAACGCGGTTGCCTATATGCGTCACAAATCGACGGTATTTGGGCACGTGTTGAGCTAATGGCCTACACTGAAAATGGTGATgtaggtgtttttttttcttttgttttttgaaaagtatTGTTTtacgttgcaaaaaaaattctacagGTAGAATTAAAGCTTGTGGATTATGCCGATGTAGAAACCATCGTGCCTTCTTCCGTCTTTCCGTTGGAGAAAAAATTTGGGGAAGTGCCTACTCAAGGAATAAAGTGCCTTCTTCATGGCCTGTCTTTTTTTGCAAACTCTGAACACACAATCACTACAgaaatagagtatgcaaacaACAGTAGTTGATATTCATCACAAActaaaatgatttgatttatGTAGTCGCCTTCTCAACAATCAGTTTGTTGCTCGTGTTGTCTCCCGAGAACCACGTGTTTCAATTATCCTATATGAATCTCCCAGTGAAATCAACATGAATGAATGGATCTTGGAACAGGTTGCAGAAAAATTGCCGACGATGCCGCTAAAGGTTTTGAGCCATCCAAGACATTCTTTGTACTATAACCCATGAACGGAGATTGTGTTAAATTATCCAGGTCGGACCAGTTGTTCAGAAGTCGATAATCTCCTATGTGTCGTCTGCCTGCGATGTTTACATGTTACGCGACACACCGCAGAAGAACGTCGTCGATAGCCTTGTTTCACTCTTGCAACTGCGTATTGAGCAGTCTCCGCTTCCGGCAACCCTCATCGCTGATGGTCTTTACCTAGGGCGCAGTGAAAAGCATGGGTGGTGCCGTATGCGATTGTATAGCTCGATCCCAACCCATGATGGAAACGTTTCTGTCCAGTTGATGGATTTTGGGGACACAGAACTTGTCCCAGGCAATACTTTAAGAGAACTGCAGTCACTGTCACCCGTTCTGGCCCGCATTCCCGATCAAGCAGTTCGTGTCGCTTTGGCTCGTCTTCCACCGCCATCCTGTACTTTCACAGAAAAAGCTGCGAGGACGTTACGCGAACTTACGCCTCCCGGATTGAGTTTAATGGTGCGCGTTCAGGAGTTTAGAAATGGAATTCCTGTTGTGGAATTGTTCGAAAGGATCGAAGAGTCAGGCAAACTCGTGACCATCAATGCCATGATGGAAATGGATGAAAGCCTCTACCGATCAACAGACCAAGTTTCCGTCCAGTCTGCCTTGCCGAAAACTCGATTGGATGCTGATATGTCACAACGTGTAGCTGCTATGACACTCCCATCTAGGTACGATCACTTTGGGACTTGAAAAGTTGTTACAATTTACTAGTTTTttggattattattatttttttaatattatagAAGGTCTTCTACTAGCTCGTCACCGTCGCCGACATTCCAAATGGAGCGTGTGGTGGTTCCAGAAGCTGATATGCCAGCTGTAGATACTGGAAGGTTTTTGACACCCTTTGACGTACAAGTATTCAATGTATCAAATCCAGATCATTTTTACGTCCACTCCGTCCATTCATTGCAGTTACTGAACACGTTAATGCTTCGCCTCAAGGTTCGAATTTCATTTAAACGTACTACAATGTAATCCGAAATAATGTTGGGTTGTTTGTTTCTAGGAGCATTGCAATCGCGACGAAGTAAAGATTGCCAAACTAGATCCGTCGGCCATCGTAGTGGATGGTTTTTATGCTGCTTGGCATTCAAAGACCGAGTCCTACCGTCGGGTCCATGTAACTGGCAAATCGGGATCGATGATTAGTGTCGCTTTTGTCGACCATGGCGAAATCGATGTAGTACCTCTAAGTGGTATTCGGGCGTTGCTTCCAGAATTCGCGGAACTTCCGGCTCAGGCTATGAAAGCGCAGCTGTTTGGTAAGTAAGTTGATACACACCGTACATGGTAGATCgttattcgttttgttttagGTGTTAAACCAACGGCCGGAGATTGGTCTCCTCAGAATGCTCTGTTCTTCAAGCAATTCGTCGATAACAAAGTTTTTTCGTCTTACATCATGGAAGTGTTGCCAGATAAGACACTTCGTCTGCAGCTAAATGATGTTCTTTCTGGTGAAAAGGATATTGATGTGGCCAAGTACCTGGTCGAAAATTGCCATGCGACGGTTGCTTAAGCAGCTCGTCTTTTCTTCGCCGACCCtccctctttttgttttggttgcaTTTATTACTTTGTGAGTTATTTTCTCTTCTGCACACAAGCCAGGGTTATGATGGCATCTAAGTCAAAAATTGACTCTTAAGAGATTGTTTTGTTAAAGAAGGAATAccaagttttgtttgttatggCTCATATTTACCACTTTTGCCTTCTGTCATGTTAACCAAGCAATAACCATCTAATACActccaaaatttaaattgtgtCATGTGTTGTCATAATGAGTATAGGATAAGGAAAAAGATTAGATTTGCCCAACCACTATAACTGTATGTGTTCTGCTTTACACATAGGCATAGCTCCTTGTTGAAGAACTGACATCAACAGACTTACTCAGACAatactatttttatttataataatttttgcTCTACAAACTTGAGCTCTCATTTTTAATGATGATGTTCATCTGCTTTAAGAAAGCGAAGCCCACAATACCCACAGGAGTGATTGCCAGGTTGATCCAAATTAATGAAAACTTTTGGATGTCCTAGAGGCCCACCACCTCCATCACAAGAGACAATCCGTGACTTAACCTCTTTTGGTGGAACCTGGGCAATTAGATCAATTGCAAAGCGGGTATTGACTTCTTTGGAGGCATTTTCGAACCGAACAAGGCGGAAATCAGCTTCATCccatttcttgaaaaaaaaacatataaaaatgACACATGAGTCAATGAAAAACCCAGGCGTTAAATCACAATTTTTGAGGtttctattttgaatatttggGAAAATTAACTGCTCAGCAGTGCAGTCACAATAAGTTCTGATAAATATTTATATCAGTTTATTTACCTGCCCAGTATGAGTGGGAATAACGACTTCCACCGGGTTTTTCAACAATTTGGAGGCGGTTGAAAACGGAATTGCATGCCGAATTGAAGTTTGTCTGAATTGTTTTCCAAGGATGTTCACAGCACGAAATTTGCTAGTCGCCATTGCAACTGTTGATGGGTAGACCTCTCGTGGGGAAATGAAACAGTAAATGTCGCTTATGGCAACCCgttccccccctccccccccccaaaaaaaaaaaatatagatttTTTCTGTATTACTGCTACTGgtgattaatgaaaaaatagccattttcccggaatcagtattcaattttgagtaaatcctgtgatattcaaccaattccaaagAGTGTtagtttttgccgaaaaaaattttaagcccgaataaataagcccaaGCGCCAgcacgctacagcgctagcgcgatgcagcagaaatattcggtgagtgtatgtagagaattaactagaaatctgacctggtagatggcgatagcagtaagtAGTAGATTGCCATAGTCGCTTCATCTTAGATGTAGCAGACactttcgtatttttttttgacaacCCACGTGTCTTCGGTGTGAAATCGACAGAGCTTCAGAAACTTCTCAACAATGTTAATTCAAAGCtccaacaatgtaaaaatttataatttaaGTGCTGGAAAGTCTTTACCAGAGGTACGTAGTTGAGATTTTTTCAGTACAGTTTATTACTGTTCGCGTAAATTcctgttttttatggttttgcCTTGTAAGACGAAACTCATTGTGTTTGCGTCGTAAAATATTTAGCGTATTAGATGTGCTTTAGGAAAGTTGAACAATTTCCCATCTTTTAAAGCACTTATGTGTTTAAAATGGTATACTTATTTTCTATAGTGGTTATcagatagaaaaaagagagcccTCCAGAGCAAAGACTTAGACATCAGAAGACGTGTGGAGCTTATTCAAGATTTTGACATGCCAGGGGTCAGCACCTCCATTAAAGTCTCCAAGGATGGAAGATATATCATGGCTACAGGCATCTACAAGCCAAGAGTTCGCTGTTATGAAGTGGCAAATCTGTCAATGAAATTTGAAAGGTGTATGGATTCTGAGGTCATCAAATTTGAAATGCTATCTGAAGACTACAGTAAAGTAGTCTTCTTGCAATGTGATCGTTTTGTCGAATTTCACGCGCAGTATGGCCGCTACTACCGAACTAGAATACCAAAATTCGGAAGAGATTTAAAGTATCATTATCAGTCTTGCAATCTCTATATTGTTGGGACAGGGtatataataaaattaaaagaatttttcttcagTTACTCATAAAATGTTCTTAGGCCAGACGTTTATCGCCTAAATTTGGAAGAAGGAAGATTCTTAAACTCATTTCAAACAGAAGCCACAACTCTTAATGTTTGTGATATGAATCCGTTTCACCAATTGTTCGTCTGTGGCTCCAAAGAAGGAAAAGTAGAGGCATGGGATCCCCGCGCTAGAAACCGGGTTGGTGTTCTTGATTGTGCTTTGCACGCAGTAACGCCTGACACGCAGTATTTACCTCAAATAATTTGTTCGTTATCTATTTTCACTGATTTGCCCAAATTTTCTCAGAGTCCTAGGTATCCCTCAAGTCACGGCCGTCAAATTTCGTGACGCATTAACAATGGGAGTTGGCACTTCGACTGGCCAGATACTTCTTTACGATTTGCGATCCAATCGGCCAACAAGAGTTAAAGATCACCGATACGGACTCCCCATCAAAACCGTCGATTTTCATCATCTAAACCATGATTTAGTTGCATCGATGGACTCGAGAATAGTTCGCCTGTGGGATCGAAATACggtaaattcaattcaaacaaACCTATACCAGACCTTTTAGCATCAAACGCCTTTATCTATGACCATAGGGTGAACCTTATGTGTCCGTCGAAGCCACATCGGATCTTAATGATCTATGCTTAGTACCCAACAGTGGGATGATGTTCATGGCTACTGAAGACAAGAAAATGCTAACTTACTACATCCCGAATCTGGGCCCAGCTCCACGTTGGTGTAGTTTCCTTGATTCGCTAACAGAAGAATTGGAAGAAGGAGAAACTGCCGCCGTTTACGACGATTATAAATTCCTGACCGTTGAGGAGTTGCACGACCTGGGGTTCTCTCACCTAATCGGTAGGGTAATATTTGATTATGACACCTTTCACTTttatttataatatttttttttttttaggaaccAACTTATTACGAGCCTACATGCATGGATATTTTATTGATATGCGACTTTACCGTAAAGCCAAATCCATCATCGAACCTTTATCACTAACACGatataaacaaaataaagtcAAGGAAACAATTGATCAACAACGTTCCAGCAGAGTTCAGTTACAAGTAATGCAACAAAGATAATTCAGGGTTTGCCTCCTATATATAATCAATTAATTTCGCCCTAGAAACTCCCTGCGGTAAACCGCGAGCTGGCGCTCAAGCTTATGGAAGACACTAAGGCGGTTGACGATGCTGAAGCAGTTGGAAAAAAGAGTGCTGCGAAATTGCTCATGAAATCCAATATTCTGAACGATTCGCGTTTCAAAGACCTTTTCGTGAACCCGAACTTCCAAATTGACAAATCCTCCGAAGAATTCAGGTATtcaaaaaatcagaaatacaATTTATCACTGCTGTGTACATTTGTCACACATCTACTTATTATACAGGTTACTTAACCCTGCAGTCTCACGTTTGGAC is a genomic window containing:
- the LOC130691559 gene encoding tudor domain-containing protein 7B-like codes for the protein MSGNVSPKEVSIENLKEEIHALLCTVKGSVSSDQLLKDYKSVCGAILPYRQLGFSNINELLKSMPDVVSCHNSNGNVLVKAVLKNESAHINKLVQGQKGTKKRPRMLQAYHIQRGPGSLLRNPINANNRPAAPWNFPKYYVPPAMRSVVVVPQNSTIRQPMIPRLSQQPPPQQIAAPLAHQQGYQASHLKQPAQLMQPKPSQTTLPMAKLPQVHQRPPPPINLQLPSVHAIPSTGKTGKPIVSPLPIVRPNNFHREKLQRFVLLHRLGEITYEDAKMKNGKYVATVVIDKKKSSCYPDEFATKEDAYEKAAEVALSEWESKYHDNIKKTSVTTDDKIMAKRVVDIVSKHSGGCWSEEFVKLYEYSFYGESLPENWVQRVKAVTDELEFTAGIEHFLVCMATTKKTPEPVTSSPFLPREPLFNQPPPSNESSYNQSVSELFTQPVSKEMQPQKPHGSISDESACRPIPVQHIDSDVWVVHVLVVCAGDQLAIRRIDSEQYSAWEEMMNDMDLFYSEHEATLTPVGLLERGCLYASQIDGIWARVELMAYTENGDVELKLVDYADVETIVPSSVFPLEKKFGEVPTQGIKCLLHGLSFFANSEHTITTEIDRLLNNQFVARVVSREPRVSIILYESPSEINMNEWILEQVAEKLPTMPLKVGPVVQKSIISYVSSACDVYMLRDTPQKNVVDSLVSLLQLRIEQSPLPATLIADGLYLGRSEKHGWCRMRLYSSIPTHDGNVSVQLMDFGDTELVPGNTLRELQSLSPVLARIPDQAVRVALARLPPPSCTFTEKAARTLRELTPPGLSLMVRVQEFRNGIPVVELFERIEESGKLVTINAMMEMDESLYRSTDQVSVQSALPKTRLDADMSQRVAAMTLPSRRSSTSSSPSPTFQMERVVVPEADMPAVDTGRFLTPFDVQVFNVSNPDHFYVHSVHSLQLLNTLMLRLKEHCNRDEVKIAKLDPSAIVVDGFYAAWHSKTESYRRVHVTGKSGSMISVAFVDHGEIDVVPLSGIRALLPEFAELPAQAMKAQLFGVKPTAGDWSPQNALFFKQFVDNKVFSSYIMEVLPDKTLRLQLNDVLSGEKDIDVAKYLVENCHATVA
- the LOC130691789 gene encoding NADH dehydrogenase [ubiquinone] iron-sulfur protein 6, mitochondrial, whose protein sequence is MATSKFRAVNILGKQFRQTSIRHAIPFSTASKLLKNPVEVVIPTHTGQKWDEADFRLVRFENASKEVNTRFAIDLIAQVPPKEVKSRIVSCDGGGGPLGHPKVFINLDQPGNHSCGYCGLRFLKADEHHH
- the LOC130691600 gene encoding neuropilin and tolloid-like protein 1 isoform X2 — encoded protein: MPHRQEFYSPGHPANYPPKVDCLLVLKADPGYVIRVDFRDMFDIEPHPQCLYDFLEIRDGAHGYSSLIGRYCGRTFPPVITSSERFLWLRFTTDDNIEYTGFRAVYQFLPDPAPRIPDQGSCRFQVTGLDGTFSRSDVPEEVVNHSKDFMVPLDCTWVITVAETHKIQLSFPSYALMAPNECDLNFIEIFGQKTDLRHRLRHFCGSKIDIVLSKSNILHLRLYAHHTALRSTFDALFTAVTLYRETEGTAKCIASEFDCEDAVCIDSSLRCNGRINCKFRYDEDNCKVIRKRVMSSDHIIVILTIFCVTLFGLCFSCFFNCIRKLRADHSIYQARRSRSREDRLDVFDDTSSKAHQTPIGFSLAHGKDKSRHQSGRGTATTTDDDMFQQRPRQQTSTSRSLSSPTTPNGFLDSCVSIEPFPGSASAGKAPGERQFTGTLHGLAESSGRDSDEDEDVDDDEDEDEEEVEMVDHACQTRESLFDNKNGDSVFLGPMPDQPSRQSYAKIPTSVAVQPSRVQFPLPSDSRYKAERTIEIAQRTPTAPPLLPPSSATDARMLFSKANTSSSAASSKSGADVVVLH
- the LOC130691600 gene encoding neuropilin and tolloid-like protein 1 isoform X1, with translation MDRIIITLMALFSLSEANGHLPTGWKSDLVALSQIKDPVDASLEDVRCYNFSLGMPHRQEFYSPGHPANYPPKVDCLLVLKADPGYVIRVDFRDMFDIEPHPQCLYDFLEIRDGAHGYSSLIGRYCGRTFPPVITSSERFLWLRFTTDDNIEYTGFRAVYQFLPDPAPRIPDQGSCRFQVTGLDGTFSRSDVPEEVVNHSKDFMVPLDCTWVITVAETHKIQLSFPSYALMAPNECDLNFIEIFGQKTDLRHRLRHFCGSKIDIVLSKSNILHLRLYAHHTALRSTFDALFTAVTLYRETEGTAKCIASEFDCEDAVCIDSSLRCNGRINCKFRYDEDNCKVIRKRVMSSDHIIVILTIFCVTLFGLCFSCFFNCIRKLRADHSIYQARRSRSREDRLDVFDDTSSKAHQTPIGFSLAHGKDKSRHQSGRGTATTTDDDMFQQRPRQQTSTSRSLSSPTTPNGFLDSCVSIEPFPGSASAGKAPGERQFTGTLHGLAESSGRDSDEDEDVDDDEDEDEEEVEMVDHACQTRESLFDNKNGDSVFLGPMPDQPSRQSYAKIPTSVAVQPSRVQFPLPSDSRYKAERTIEIAQRTPTAPPLLPPSSATDARMLFSKANTSSSAASSKSGADVVVLH